A genomic stretch from Setaria italica strain Yugu1 chromosome VII, Setaria_italica_v2.0, whole genome shotgun sequence includes:
- the LOC101777519 gene encoding UDP-glycosyltransferase 89B1 produces the protein MKETAAATPIQAPHVLVVPFTAQGHTLPLLDFAALLAARGLRLTVVTTPANLPLLSPLLAAHPEAVRPLTLPFPSDTFLPPGLESIRGCSPEYFPVFVHALASLREPILAWARSQPADPVVAVIADFFCGWAQPLARELGAAGIVFTPSGVLGTAIPHSLFRRLVRRPAECGDKFTVSFPAIPGEPTYQWRELSMMYKWFVEGGGGHEEQVAQVRESVRQNFLWNLQESWAFVSNTFLALEGRYLDAPLEDMGFKRIWAVGPVAPETDPAGTRGGEAAVAAANLSAWLDAFPEGSVVYVCFGSQAVLTPAVAAALAEALERSAVPFVWVVSTGNSGVVPEGFEARTAAAGRGLVVRGWAPQLATLRHAAVGWFMTHCGWNSVLEAAAAGVPMLAWPMTADQFTNARLLVDEVRVAVRACAGGYGVAPDAGELAAVLRDAVGDKARGVRARTKELAAEAARAMKEGGSSYADLEALVQEIRKLC, from the coding sequence ATGAAGGAGACGGCAGCCGCAACACCTATCCAAGCGCCGCACGTGCTCGTCGTCCCCTTCACGGCGCAGGGCCACACGCTGCCGCTCCTCGACTTCGCCGCCCTgctcgccgcgcgcggcctCCGCCTCACCGTCGTCACCACGCCGGCCAACCTCCCGCTCCTCTCACCTCTCCTCGCCGCGCACCCCGAGGCCGTCCGCCCGCTCACCCTCCCGTTCCCCTCCGACACGTTCCTGCCCCCGGGCCTCGAGAGCATCAGGGGATGCTCCCCGGAGTACTTCCCCGTATTCGTCCACGCGCTCGCCTCGCTCCGCGAGCCGATCCTCGCCTGGGCCAGGTCGCAGCCCGCCGACCCCGTCGTcgccgtcatcgccgattttTTCTGTGGATGGGCGCAGCCGCTCGCTCGCGAGCTCGGAGCCGCCGGGATCGTGTTCACGCCTTCCGGCGTCCTGGGCACTGCCATCCCTCACTCGCTGTTCCGCCGCCTCGTGAGGCGCCCTGCTGAGTGCGGCGACAAGTTTACCGTCAGCTTCCCCGCGATTCCCGGCGAGCCGACGTACCAGTGGAGAGAGCTCTCCATGATGTACAAGTGGTTCGTGGAAGGTGGAGGCGGACACGAAGAGCAGGTCGCCCAGGTCCGCGAATCGGTGAGGCAAAACTTCCTCTGGAACCTGCAGGAGAGTTGGGCGTTCGTGTCGAACACCTTCCTGGCGCTCGAGGGGAGGTATCTGGACGCGCCTCTGGAAGACATGGGGTTCAAGCGCATCTGGGCCGTGGGCCCCGTGGCGCCGGAGACGGACCCCGCGGGCACGCGCGGTGGGGAggcggccgtcgcggcggccaaTCTCAGCGCGTGGCTCGACGCCTTCCCGGAAGGCTCGGTCGTGTACGTGTGCTTCGGGAGCCAGGCAGTGCTGACaccggcagtggcggcggcgctggccgaGGCGCTGGAGCGCAGCGCCGTGCCGTTCGTCTGGGTCGTGAGCACCGGGAACAGCGGCGTTGTTCCTGAAGGCTTCGAGGcgcgcaccgcggcggcggggcgcgggcTGGTGGTGCGCGGGTGGGCGCCGCAGCTGGCGACGCTGCGCCACGCCGCGGTGGGGTGGTTCatgacgcactgcgggtggaactcggtgctggaggcggccgccgccggggtgccCATGCTGGCGTGGCCCATGACGGCCGACCAGTTCACGAACGCGCGGCTGCTCGTGGACGAGGTGCGCGTCGCGGTGCGCGCGTGCGCGGGGGGCTACGGCGTCGCGCCCGACGCAGGGGAGCTCGCGGCCGTGTTGCGTGACGCGGTCGGAGACAAGGCCCGCGGCGTGAGGGCACGCACCAAGGAGCTCGCCGCGGAGGCTGCGCGAGCGATGAAGGAAGGCGGGAGCTCGTACGCGGATTTGGAGGCGTTGGTGCAGGAGATTCGGAAGCTGTGTTGA
- the LOC101777933 gene encoding protein COFACTOR ASSEMBLY OF COMPLEX C SUBUNIT B CCB4, chloroplastic isoform X2: MELSRGIISAPLPQPTLRTAPAPRLGRRLPFGALSPPQPPSDVREHGCCVSRALRPRHEWVEGWVRSNDTLVRSLPILVGGASLVAVLLNRAVSGIAAVADASRWFLEVSNANELVLVCQVLLFMNYFGNCILQIGVAAGSPEDGNALTVDTQKFIQGSLYKSAMESKKQSYLANLALYPGRSELPFLPANTQALILQPIGDKGIAVVGGDTIRGFTSIDQAWIAMIADKLDATLSKSYNP, translated from the exons ATGGAGCTGAGCAGAGGCATTATCTCAGCTCCACTCCCGCAGCCAACGCTGCGGACGGCGCCCGCCCCGCGCCTCGGCCGCCGGCTTCCCTTCGGAGCCTTGTCACCGCCGCAACCGCCTTCCGATGTG CGAGAGCATGGATGCTGCGTCAGCAGGGCGCTGCGGCCGCGGCATGAGTGGGTGGAGGGCTGGGTACGGAGCAACGACACGCTCGTCCGCAGCCTGCCCatcctcgtcggcggcgcctCCCTCGTCGCTGTCCTCCTCAACCGTGCCGTCTCCGGaattgccgccgtcgccgacgcctcCAG GTGGTTCCTCGAGGTGTCGAATGCAAACGAGTTGGTCCTGGTGTGTCAAGTTCTGCTCTTCATGAACTACTTTG GTAATTGCATTCTTCAAATTGGGGTTGCTGCGGGATCTCCTGAAGATGGTAATGCACTTACTGTGGATACACAAAAGTTCATCCAAGGCTCTCTTTACAAAAGTGCCATGGAATCCAAGAAGC AATCTTATCTGGCAAACCTTGCTTTGTATCCTGGAAGGTCTGAGTTGCCCTTCTTGCCTGCTAACACACAG GCACTAATATTACAACCAATTGGTGATAAGGGAATTGCAGTTGTTGGTGGCGATACTATAAGAGGGTTCACTAGTATTGATCAG GCATGGATTGCAATGATCGCAGACAAGTTGGATGCCACACTGTCGAAGTCTTATAACCCTTAA
- the LOC101777933 gene encoding uncharacterized protein LOC101777933 isoform X3 — translation MELSRGIISAPLPQPTLRTAPAPRLGRRLPFGALSPPQPPSDVREHGCCVSRALRPRHEWVEGWVRSNDTLVRSLPILVGGASLVAVLLNRAVSGIAAVADASRWFLEVSNANELVLVCQVLLFMNYFGHGIPSLLQLVANHWLLCMEVIAFFKLGLLRDLLKMVMHLLWIHKSSSKALFTKVPWNPRSALILQPIGDKGIAVVGGDTIRGFTSIDQAWIAMIADKLDATLSKSYNP, via the exons ATGGAGCTGAGCAGAGGCATTATCTCAGCTCCACTCCCGCAGCCAACGCTGCGGACGGCGCCCGCCCCGCGCCTCGGCCGCCGGCTTCCCTTCGGAGCCTTGTCACCGCCGCAACCGCCTTCCGATGTG CGAGAGCATGGATGCTGCGTCAGCAGGGCGCTGCGGCCGCGGCATGAGTGGGTGGAGGGCTGGGTACGGAGCAACGACACGCTCGTCCGCAGCCTGCCCatcctcgtcggcggcgcctCCCTCGTCGCTGTCCTCCTCAACCGTGCCGTCTCCGGaattgccgccgtcgccgacgcctcCAG GTGGTTCCTCGAGGTGTCGAATGCAAACGAGTTGGTCCTGGTGTGTCAAGTTCTGCTCTTCATGAACTACTTTG GACATGGGATTCCCTCACTACTGCAACTTGTTGCAAATCACTGGTTGTTGTGTATGGAGGTAATTGCATTCTTCAAATTGGGGTTGCTGCGGGATCTCCTGAAGATGGTAATGCACTTACTGTGGATACACAAAAGTTCATCCAAGGCTCTCTTTACAAAAGTGCCATGGAATCCAAGAAGC GCACTAATATTACAACCAATTGGTGATAAGGGAATTGCAGTTGTTGGTGGCGATACTATAAGAGGGTTCACTAGTATTGATCAG GCATGGATTGCAATGATCGCAGACAAGTTGGATGCCACACTGTCGAAGTCTTATAACCCTTAA
- the LOC101777933 gene encoding protein COFACTOR ASSEMBLY OF COMPLEX C SUBUNIT B CCB4, chloroplastic isoform X1: protein MELSRGIISAPLPQPTLRTAPAPRLGRRLPFGALSPPQPPSDVREHGCCVSRALRPRHEWVEGWVRSNDTLVRSLPILVGGASLVAVLLNRAVSGIAAVADASSSQSRADILTLALSVTDILAGLVWLSIRPKSISPVVPRGVECKRVGPGVSSSALHELLWTWDSLTTATCCKSLVVVYGGNCILQIGVAAGSPEDGNALTVDTQKFIQGSLYKSAMESKKQSYLANLALYPGRSELPFLPANTQALILQPIGDKGIAVVGGDTIRGFTSIDQAWIAMIADKLDATLSKSYNP from the exons ATGGAGCTGAGCAGAGGCATTATCTCAGCTCCACTCCCGCAGCCAACGCTGCGGACGGCGCCCGCCCCGCGCCTCGGCCGCCGGCTTCCCTTCGGAGCCTTGTCACCGCCGCAACCGCCTTCCGATGTG CGAGAGCATGGATGCTGCGTCAGCAGGGCGCTGCGGCCGCGGCATGAGTGGGTGGAGGGCTGGGTACGGAGCAACGACACGCTCGTCCGCAGCCTGCCCatcctcgtcggcggcgcctCCCTCGTCGCTGTCCTCCTCAACCGTGCCGTCTCCGGaattgccgccgtcgccgacgcctcCAG TTCGCAGTCGAGGGCCGACATATTGACCCTTGCTCTCTCCGTGACTGACATTCTTGCCGGCCTCGTTTGGTTGTCCATCCGGCCGAAATCCATTTCTCCG GTGGTTCCTCGAGGTGTCGAATGCAAACGAGTTGGTCCTGGTGTGTCAAGTTCTGCTCTTCATGAACTACTTTG GACATGGGATTCCCTCACTACTGCAACTTGTTGCAAATCACTGGTTGTTGTGTATGGAGGTAATTGCATTCTTCAAATTGGGGTTGCTGCGGGATCTCCTGAAGATGGTAATGCACTTACTGTGGATACACAAAAGTTCATCCAAGGCTCTCTTTACAAAAGTGCCATGGAATCCAAGAAGC AATCTTATCTGGCAAACCTTGCTTTGTATCCTGGAAGGTCTGAGTTGCCCTTCTTGCCTGCTAACACACAG GCACTAATATTACAACCAATTGGTGATAAGGGAATTGCAGTTGTTGGTGGCGATACTATAAGAGGGTTCACTAGTATTGATCAG GCATGGATTGCAATGATCGCAGACAAGTTGGATGCCACACTGTCGAAGTCTTATAACCCTTAA
- the LOC101762527 gene encoding small RNA degrading nuclease 1 produces the protein MAKRLAAAEKEVLVEVVRFTQKNGLKGSDGAWKDFLARNDRKFGASVSDPRKRSRDVLLAFLQTFSKDFQKYFGKLVKRQKERSDVQQHMNDFPDQVSPEQKLVQLTAEHPEYRKNYCFPSYQEGWKVLRIGDVSSLVSSSAMLAIDCEMVLCHDGTEAVVRVCVVDNNLEVKLDTLVNPSKAITDYRTHITGVSKKDLEGVTSSLVDVQKSLKRILSKGKILIGHSLYRDLCALKIDCSQVIDTAYIFKYANLPTTASASLNSLCKSVLGYSVREEGEPHNCLKDAEAAMNLVLAKLKHGFNDPIEVAVSSVITESDSLKLLAHRIPVHLPCQELCKVFSGNPSIDDKIDSRIRGEFYSTCILFNEIDEVEKAFEALDGQMTKDSGGRLQKHVLMKRDNGDVVNFYVRKMVYSSQPNQFEVPKKRPQPTEDAEPKKEHADGDQQKKKRKSKKHVN, from the exons ATGGCCAagcggctcgccgccgccgagaaaGAG GTGCTCGTTGAGGTCGTGAGGTTCACTCAGAAGAACGGGTTGAAAGGCTCCGATGGGGCGTGGAAGGATTTCTTGGCTCGGAACGACAGGAAGTTTGGCGCTTCAGTAAGCGACCCCAGGAAGCGCTCGAGGGATGTGCTGCTCGCCTTCCTGCAAACCTTCTCCAAGGATTTCCAAAAG TACTTCGGCAAATTGGTTAAGCGTCAAAAGGAAAGAAGTGATGTGCAGCAGCATATGAACGATTTTCCTGACCAGGTTTCTCCCGAGCAG AAACTTGTTCAACTGACGGCAGAGCACCCAGAGTACAGGAAAAATTATTGCTTCCCATCATACCAAGAG GGATGGAAAGTGTTGCGGATAGGAGATGTCTCAAGTTTGGTGAGCTCAAGTGCTATGTTGGCAATTGACTGTGAGATGGTCCTTTGCCATGATGGCACTGAGGCTGTGGTCCGAGTATGTGTTGTAGACAACAATCTGGAG GTGAAGCTGGACACACTTGTAAATCCTTCTAAAGCTATTACTGACTATAGAACACACATCACCGGTGTATCTAAGAAGGATCTAGAAGGAGTCACATCATCATTAGTTGATGTTCAG AAATCGCTGAAGAGGATCTTGTCCAAAGGAAAAATTTTGATTGGCCACAGCTTATATAGAGATTTATGTG CCTTAAAGATTGATTGCTCTCAAGTTATTGATACAGCCTACATCTTTAAGTATGCCAATTTACCTACTACTGCATCAGCTTCCTTAAACAGTTTGTGCAAG TCTGTTTTGGGGTATTCTGTTCGAGAAGAAGGCGAACCACATAATTGCTTAAAGGACGCAGAAGCTGCAATGAATCTAGTTCTCGCAAAGCTTAAGCATGGATTTAATGATCCCATTGAAGTGGCCGTAAGCAGT GTAATAACTGAGTCTGATTCGTTGAAGTTGCTTGCTCATAGAATACCGGTGCACCTGCCTTGTCAAGAACTGTGCAAAGTTTTCTCTGGGAACCCCAGTATTGATGACAAG ATTGATTCAAGGATTCGAGGTGAATTTTATTCTACATGTATTTTGTTCAATGAGATAGATGAGGTAGAGAAAGCTTTTGAAGCACTGGATGGCCAAATGACTAAG GACTCTGGTGGGCGACTTCAAAAGCATGTGCTGATGAAGCGTGACAATGGAGATGTGGTGAACTTCTACGTCCGGAAGATGGTATACAGTTCCCAGCCCAACCAGTTCGAAGTTCCAAAGAAGAGACCACAGCCTACTGAGGATGCGGAACCAAAGAAAGAACATGCCGATGGGGAtcagcaaaagaagaaaagaaagagtaaGAAGCATGTGAACTAG
- the LOC101778330 gene encoding probable isoaspartyl peptidase/L-asparaginase 2 translates to MAPWAIAIHGGAGVDPNLPEHRQEEAKRVLARCLQTGVDLLRAGATALDVVEAVVRELETDPFFNSGRGSALTRRGTVEMEASIMDGRGRRCGAVSGVSTVKNPVSLARRVMDKSPHSYLAFDGAEEFAREQGLETVDNSYFITEDNVGMLKLAKEAGTILFDYRIPLTGTDTCSLQAGADSNHNRNGMVMNGLPISIYAPETVGCAVVDSNGFCAAATSTGGLMNKMTGRIGDSPLIGSGTYACDACAVSCTGEGEAIIRSTLARDVAAVMEYKGLPLQEAVDFCVKERLDEGFAGLIAVSKTGEVAYGFNCTGMFRGCATEDGFMEVGIWE, encoded by the exons ATGGCGCCCTGGGCCATTGCcatccacggcggcgccggtgtGGACCCGAAcctgccggagcaccgccaggAGGAGGCGAAGCGCGTGCTGGCGCGGTGCCTGCAGACCGGCGTGGACCTGCTGCGGGCGGGCGCCACCGCGCTCGACGTCGTCGAGGCCGTGGTGCGCGAGCTCGAGACCGACCCCTTCTTCAACTCTGGCCGCGGGTCCGCGCTCACCCGCCGCGGCACCGTCGAGATGGAGGCAAGCATCATggacggccgcggccgccgctgcggcgccgTCTCCGGCGTCTCCACCGTCAAGAACCCCGTCTCCCTGGCCCGCCGCGTCATGGACAAGTCGCCCCACTCGTACCTCGCCTTCGACGGCGCCGAGGAGTTCGCCCGTGAGCAG GGCCTTGAGACTGTGGACAATAGCTACTTCATCACCGAGGACAACGTCGGCATGCTCAAGCTCGCCAAGGAGGCCGGCACCATCCTG TTTGACTATCGGATCCCGCTGACCGGGACGGACACCTGCAGCTTGCAGGCCGGTGCGGACAGCAACCACAACCGCAACGGCATGGTGATGAACGGGCTTCCCATCAGCATCTACGCCCCGGAGACGGTGGGGTGCGCGGTGGTGGACTCGAACGGCTTCTGCgcggcggccacctccacggGCGGGCTCATGAACAAGATGACGGGGCGCATCGGGGACTCGCCGCTCATCGGCTCGGGCACCTACGCCTGCGACGCCTGCGCGGTGTCGTGCacgggggagggagaggccatCATCCGCTCCACGCTGGCGCGCGACGTCGCCGCCGTCATGGAGTACAAGGGCCTGCCGCTGCAGGAGGCCGTCGACTTCTGCGTCAAGGAGCGCCTCGACGAGGGCTTCGCGGGCCTCATCGCCGTGTCCAAGACCGGCGAGGTCGCGTACGGCTTCAACTGCACCGGCATGTTCAGGGGCTGCGCCACGGAGGACGGCTTCATGGAGGTCGGCATCTGGGAGTGA
- the LOC101779007 gene encoding D-3-phosphoglycerate dehydrogenase 3, chloroplastic produces MAAPTPTPTAAAAAAAATHHRILLPSPRGALAPAFLRLPLRAHQPQSHAQRAARLPAAPVAAAAPAASTASPDAPSSGAVPGKPTVLVAEKLGAAGLALLREFANVDCSYGLSPEELRAKISLCDALIVRSGTKVGRDVFEASGGRLRVVGRAGVGIDNVDLAAATEHGCLVVNAPTANTVAAAEHGIALLTAMARNIAQADASLKAGTWQRNKYVGVSLVGKTLAILGFGKVGSEVARRAKGLGMHVIAHDPYASADRARAIGVELVSMEEAMTTADFISLHMPLTPATNKMLNDEAFAKMKKGVRIINVARGGVIDEEALVRALDSGVVAQAALDVFTKEPPAPDNKLVLHENVTVTPHLGASTVEAQEGVAIEIAEAVIGALKGELAASAVNAPMVPAEVLSELAPFVVLAEKLGRLAVQLVAGGGGIKSVKVTYASARAPDDLDTRLLRAMITKGLIEPISSVFVNLVNADFTAKQRGVRITEERILLDGSPETPIDYIQVQIANVESKFPSAISETGEITVEGRVKDGVPHLTKVGAFQVDVSLEGSLILCRQVDQPGMIGSVGSVLGEENVNVSFMSVGRLAPRKHAVMAIGVDEEPSKGTLTRIGEIPAIEEFVFLKL; encoded by the exons ATGGCGGCGCCGACCCCgaccccgaccgccgccgccgccgccgccgccgccacccaccaccGCATCCTCCTCCCGTCCCCGCGCGGCGCCCTCGCGCCCGCCTTCCTCCGCCTGCCCCTCCGCGCGCATCAGCCCCAATCCCACGCCCAGCGCGCGgcgcgcctccccgccgccccggTCGCGGCCGCGGCCCCCGCGGCGTCCACCGCGTCCCCCGACGCGCCGTCCTCGGGGGCCGTCCCGGGGAAGCCCACGGTCCTCGTCGCCGAGAAGCTCGGCGCCGCGGGGCTCGCTCTGCTGCGGGAGTTCGCCAACGTCGACTGCTCCTACGGCCTCTCCCCCGAGGAGCTCCGCGCCAAGATCTCGCTCTGCGACGCGCTCATCGTCAGGTCCGGGACCAAGGTCGGCCGCGACGTCTTCGAGGCGTCCGGGGGAAGGCTCCGCGTCGTCGGCCGCGCGGGTGTCGGGATCGACAacgtcgacctcgccgccgccaccgagcaCGGATGCCTCGTCGTCAACGCGCCCACCGCTaacaccgtcgccgccgcggagcaCGGCATCGCGCTGCTCACCGCCATGGCAAGGAACATCGCGCAGGCTGACGCGTCCCTCAAGGCTG GTACATGGCAGCGCAACAAGTATGTTGGTGTGTCTCTTGTGGGCAAAACTCTTGCTATTCTTGGATTTGGAAAGGTCGGTTCAGAAGTTGCACGTCGTGCTAAGGGTTTAGGAATGCACGTGATTGCACATGATCCGTATGCTTCTGCTGACCGGGCTCGTGCAATTGGAGTCGAGCTAGTTAGCATGGAGGAGGCCATGACAACTGCTGACTTCATCTCACTGCACATGCCTCTTACCCCTGCAACAAACAAGATGCTCAACGATGAGGCCTTCGCTAAGATGAAGAAGGGTGTTCGCATTATTAATGTTGCACGTGGTGGTGTAATTGATGAAGAAGCTCTGGTCAGGGCTCTTGATTCAGGAGTAGTAGCACAG GCTGCTCTTGATGTGTTCACTAAAGAGCCCCCAGCACCTGACAACAAGCTGGTGCTGCACGAGAATGTTACTGTCACGCCGCACCTGGGTGCCAGCACAGTGGAAGCACAG GAAGGAGTGGCTATTGAGATAGCTGAAGCTGTCATTGGAGCTCTGAAAGGGGAGCTTGCAGCTTCTGCAGTCAATGCTCCAATGGTTCCTGCTGAG GTGCTGTCAGAGCTTGCACCTTTTGTTGTGCTTGCAGAAAAGCTTGGGCGCCTGGCTGTTCAACTagtggctggtggtggtggcatcAAGTCTGTGAAGGTGACCTATGCGTCTGCACGGGCTCCTGATGATCTTGACACAAGACTTCTCCGTGCAATGATCACCAAGGGATTGATCGAACCAATCTCCAGTGTTTTTGTCAACCTGGTGAATGCTGACTTCACTGCAAAACAAAGGGGAGTTCGCATCACCGAGGAGAGAATCCTGTTGGACGGCTCACCAGAGACACCTATTGATTACATTCAAGTTCAGATCGCCAATGTTGAGTCCAAATTTCCCAGTGCGATATCCGAGACTGGAGAGATCACCGTGGAGGGGAGGGTGAAGGATGGCGTCCCTCATCTAACAAAGGTTGGAGCGTTCCAGGTAGATGTGAGCTTGGAAGGAAGCCTGATCCTTTGCAGGCAGGTTGATCAGCCTGGCATGATTGGATCAGTAGGAAGTGTCCTGGGAGAGGAGAATGTCAATGTCAGTTTCATGAGTGTCGGAAGACTCGCTCCTCGCAAGCATGCTGTCATGGCAATTGGTGTTGATGAAGAACCAAGCAAGGGCACACTGACAAGGATTGGGGAGATTCCTGCAATCGAAGAGTTTGTTTTCCTGAAGCTCTAG